Proteins from a genomic interval of Sphingobacterium lactis:
- the lpxA gene encoding acyl-ACP--UDP-N-acetylglucosamine O-acyltransferase, whose product MIQPLSYIHPEAKIAQNVVIEPFSTIHKDVEIGEGTWIGSNVVIMNGARIGKNCRIFPGAVISGEPQDLKFEGEITTAEIGDNTTIRECVTINRGTKDRYRTVIGKNCLIQAYSHIAHDCFIGDNCIFSNSSTLAGHITVGDYVVLAGMVAVHQFCKIGSHAFVTGGTLVRKDVPPYIKAAREPISYAGINSVGLRRRGYSNEQINEIQNIYRVLFVQHSNLGKALDLVEAEFEATELRDEILGFVRASNRGVVKGFGQGKSSI is encoded by the coding sequence ATGATACAACCACTATCATATATCCATCCTGAGGCAAAAATTGCCCAGAATGTTGTTATCGAACCGTTTTCCACGATTCACAAAGATGTGGAGATCGGGGAGGGAACTTGGATAGGTTCCAATGTCGTCATCATGAATGGCGCACGGATCGGAAAGAATTGCCGGATTTTTCCGGGAGCCGTGATTTCGGGTGAACCTCAGGACTTAAAGTTTGAGGGGGAGATCACAACAGCGGAGATCGGCGATAATACCACCATCCGCGAGTGTGTGACCATTAACCGTGGAACAAAAGATCGCTATCGGACCGTAATCGGGAAAAATTGCCTGATTCAGGCATACAGCCATATCGCGCATGATTGTTTCATCGGCGATAACTGTATCTTTTCCAATTCCAGTACCTTGGCGGGCCACATTACCGTTGGTGACTATGTGGTATTGGCGGGAATGGTTGCGGTACACCAATTTTGTAAGATTGGATCCCATGCCTTCGTAACAGGGGGTACCTTGGTGCGCAAGGACGTTCCTCCGTATATCAAAGCGGCACGTGAGCCTATTTCCTATGCAGGTATCAACTCGGTTGGGCTTCGCAGAAGGGGATACAGCAACGAGCAGATCAATGAAATCCAGAACATCTACCGCGTCCTGTTCGTACAGCACAGTAATCTGGGTAAAGCCCTGGATTTGGTGGAAGCGGAGTTCGAAGCGACTGAATTGCGGGATGAAATCCTAGGATTCGTACGCGCCTCCAACCGCGGAGTTGTCAAAGGATTTGGACAAGGAAAATCGAGTATTTAA
- a CDS encoding ABC transporter ATP-binding protein, translating to MNITLHDIGRRYNREWIFRHLDYTFSFGNSYAILGPNGSGKSTLIKVLTAALNPSEGKLQYLQDGKEKDHDQVFQWISLAAPYVELIEEFSLAEMIDFHFKFKPTSMDRQEMVDLLGFAKHVQQKEIRHFSSGMKQRVKLLLACCADSKILFLDEPTSNLDREGEKWYLDLLQKTKQERILIIGSNQEHEYAFCDEFLQIMDYK from the coding sequence TTGAATATAACTCTACATGATATTGGTAGAAGGTATAATAGAGAGTGGATTTTTCGCCACCTCGATTATACCTTTTCTTTTGGAAACAGTTACGCGATCCTAGGTCCGAACGGATCTGGTAAATCCACCCTGATCAAAGTATTGACAGCAGCACTCAATCCCAGTGAAGGGAAGCTGCAATACCTGCAGGATGGAAAGGAAAAGGATCACGATCAAGTTTTCCAATGGATAAGCCTTGCTGCGCCCTATGTCGAGTTGATCGAAGAATTTTCTTTAGCGGAAATGATCGATTTCCATTTCAAATTTAAGCCGACGAGCATGGATCGGCAGGAGATGGTGGATCTGTTGGGATTTGCAAAGCATGTGCAGCAGAAAGAGATCCGACACTTTTCATCCGGGATGAAACAACGGGTGAAATTGCTGCTGGCCTGTTGTGCGGACAGCAAAATTCTTTTTTTGGATGAACCGACCAGTAACCTGGACCGGGAAGGTGAAAAATGGTACCTGGACCTCTTGCAGAAAACAAAACAAGAACGTATATTGATCATCGGTTCGAATCAGGAGCATGAATATGCTTTTTGTGATGAATTTCTGCAAATTATGGATTATAAATAA
- a CDS encoding HAD-IB family phosphatase, translating into MKNYYIIDFDSTFTQVEALDELARISLEHHPDQEEIYKEIERFTNLAMEGKISFRESLAGRVKLLQANRSHLDKLITHLKKKVSKSFSRNKEFFKKHSDTAWIVSGGFKEFITPVVSQYHIQKENIYANTFKFDEAGNIVGYDEHNPLSDEGGKVKLLQQLNIEGRIFGIGDGYSDFQLKESGLIEKFYAFTENISRQSVTDRADHITPSFDEFLYVNDLPRAISYPKNRILCLIVGDVPEIAAHILKNDGLSIRIKDTLEEKYVKDVGLLLLGPGETIDDEVLSRADKLKTIGYLGDVKGHLSKAICNEKGIVVFDDKKGKKRNAEFIPRRMAAFINNGDTDQSRNFPNLLLPKLTRAHRLLHIHRNVPGVMAQINKIYAEHEINIFSQFLMTRGEIGYAVTDIDAAYDKTVLKQLKQVENTIKFRILYK; encoded by the coding sequence GTGAAAAATTATTACATCATAGACTTCGACAGCACATTTACCCAAGTCGAGGCTTTGGACGAATTGGCTAGAATTTCCCTGGAGCATCATCCGGATCAGGAGGAAATCTACAAGGAGATCGAACGTTTCACCAACTTGGCCATGGAGGGGAAGATTTCCTTTCGGGAGAGCTTGGCGGGCCGCGTAAAATTACTGCAGGCAAACCGCAGCCACCTGGACAAATTGATTACCCACCTCAAGAAAAAGGTGTCCAAATCCTTCAGCCGCAACAAGGAATTCTTCAAAAAACATTCCGACACCGCATGGATCGTTTCGGGAGGCTTTAAGGAGTTCATTACCCCTGTCGTGAGCCAATACCATATCCAGAAGGAGAACATCTACGCCAACACGTTTAAATTCGATGAGGCCGGCAATATTGTGGGCTATGATGAACATAATCCGCTTTCCGATGAAGGTGGTAAGGTCAAATTACTGCAGCAGTTGAATATCGAGGGACGCATCTTTGGTATTGGGGATGGCTATTCGGATTTCCAGCTGAAAGAATCCGGACTGATCGAGAAATTCTACGCCTTTACGGAGAATATCTCCCGCCAATCCGTTACGGATCGCGCGGACCATATCACACCATCTTTTGATGAATTCCTCTATGTCAACGACCTGCCAAGGGCCATTTCCTACCCAAAAAACAGGATTCTATGCCTAATTGTCGGCGATGTACCGGAAATAGCGGCACATATCCTCAAAAATGATGGGCTATCCATCCGGATTAAGGATACCTTGGAAGAAAAATACGTGAAAGATGTAGGGCTGTTATTGCTAGGTCCTGGTGAAACGATTGACGATGAGGTCCTATCCCGGGCGGACAAACTCAAGACTATCGGGTATCTGGGCGATGTCAAAGGCCATCTTTCCAAAGCGATCTGCAATGAAAAGGGTATTGTGGTGTTCGATGATAAAAAGGGGAAGAAACGCAATGCGGAATTTATCCCACGCCGAATGGCCGCTTTCATCAATAACGGGGATACGGACCAGAGCCGGAACTTCCCGAACCTGCTGTTGCCGAAGCTGACAAGAGCACACCGCTTACTGCACATCCACCGGAACGTTCCTGGTGTTATGGCGCAGATCAACAAGATCTATGCAGAGCATGAAATCAATATCTTTTCACAGTTCCTGATGACCCGTGGTGAGATCGGCTATGCCGTTACGGATATTGATGCCGCCTACGACAAAACGGTCTTAAAACAACTGAAACAGGTGGAAAACACGATAAAATTTAGAATTCTCTATAAATAG
- a CDS encoding formimidoylglutamase produces the protein MTLADFLSPIAIQDLGLPEDYYNSQFGKSIEKYVDTFPKWEEEDEVPQIAIFGVEEGRGAFNNNGTQKGPDVVRRHLYDLYQGDYTVKIVDLGNIKAGSTVKDTYVAIKLVMEELMKQNILPILIGGGQDLTYAQYTAYEGMEQRVDVAVIDSRFDLDQENAEDMPLNSQTYLNHIILHQPDYLFNLSNIGYQTYLVSKESINMYDKLFFNAMRLGSFSGKLDQAEPIIRSADMVSFDIGAIRASEAGGNANAGPNGLYGDEACQLARYAGMSDKCTSFGIYEYNPTFDPMGHTGMLIAQMVWCFIDGYYSRKKDAPMYPKSNYIIYRTTLEAEDYELVFVKSKKSDRWWMQVPYFGSKSVNERFYLVPCRYEDYQMAVAGDMPDLWWKTHQKLQ, from the coding sequence ATGACATTAGCTGACTTTTTATCGCCGATTGCAATACAAGATCTTGGCCTCCCCGAGGATTACTACAATTCTCAATTCGGAAAATCCATCGAAAAATACGTTGACACGTTTCCAAAATGGGAGGAGGAAGATGAAGTGCCGCAGATTGCCATATTTGGGGTAGAGGAAGGTCGCGGAGCTTTCAACAACAACGGTACGCAGAAAGGACCTGATGTGGTCCGCCGACACCTGTACGACCTCTACCAAGGGGATTATACGGTGAAGATTGTCGATTTGGGCAACATTAAAGCCGGCTCTACCGTAAAGGATACGTACGTGGCCATTAAACTGGTTATGGAAGAACTGATGAAGCAAAACATCCTTCCGATCCTGATCGGAGGTGGCCAGGATCTGACCTATGCACAGTATACAGCATACGAAGGTATGGAGCAGCGTGTGGACGTGGCGGTGATTGACTCCCGTTTTGATCTGGATCAGGAAAATGCGGAAGACATGCCCTTGAATTCACAGACCTACCTGAACCATATTATCCTCCACCAACCCGACTACCTCTTCAACCTGAGCAATATTGGCTACCAGACTTACTTGGTTAGCAAGGAGTCGATCAATATGTACGATAAATTGTTTTTTAATGCCATGCGTCTGGGTTCCTTTTCCGGGAAATTGGATCAAGCCGAGCCGATCATTCGTTCTGCGGATATGGTCAGTTTTGATATTGGTGCCATCCGTGCTTCTGAGGCGGGAGGGAATGCCAATGCAGGACCGAACGGTTTATATGGCGATGAAGCCTGCCAATTGGCGCGCTATGCTGGGATGTCCGACAAATGTACCTCTTTCGGAATTTACGAGTACAACCCGACCTTCGACCCAATGGGCCATACAGGGATGTTGATCGCCCAAATGGTATGGTGCTTTATCGATGGATACTATAGCCGCAAGAAAGATGCGCCGATGTATCCGAAATCGAACTACATCATTTACCGGACAACGTTGGAAGCAGAGGATTATGAATTGGTGTTCGTCAAGAGCAAGAAATCGGATAGATGGTGGATGCAGGTTCCTTATTTTGGATCCAAATCGGTCAATGAACGGTTCTATTTGGTTCCATGCCGTTATGAGGATTACCAGATGGCTGTCGCTGGCGATATGCCCGACCTCTGGTGGAAGACACATCAAAAATTGCAATAA
- a CDS encoding NAD-dependent epimerase/dehydratase family protein, which produces MILVTGGTGFLGSTLLQYLIDDGQGVIALKRESSIIPDHLKASSLIQWVDADITDYFALEELFPKIKQVYHCAAKVSYQKSDASEMFQTNIEGTKHIVNLCMLHQVRLLHVSSIAALGTNKKGLPVSEKDKWERLPKTSNYSLAKYESEMEVWRGIAEGLDAIIVNPSIIMGIGWGERGSRAIFDMVDKGNKIYPQGSVGIVDVSDVAKIMIALMNSSISGERFILNADNISNQELLTKISTLMNKPAPRIKATPVMLSLAWRMSKVASLINGKKPALTAETARAANNRMQYDNSKIVKTLNYSFKPVDQTLKEVCETYYAKTI; this is translated from the coding sequence GTGATTTTAGTAACAGGCGGCACAGGATTTTTGGGATCTACACTCTTGCAATATCTGATTGATGATGGGCAGGGTGTGATTGCCCTGAAACGCGAATCCTCCATCATTCCGGATCATTTAAAGGCATCTTCCCTGATCCAATGGGTAGACGCTGATATCACGGATTACTTTGCTCTGGAAGAATTGTTCCCCAAGATTAAACAGGTTTATCATTGCGCAGCCAAGGTTTCTTACCAGAAATCCGATGCTTCCGAGATGTTCCAGACCAACATCGAGGGGACCAAGCACATTGTTAACCTATGCATGCTCCATCAGGTCCGCTTGCTGCACGTGAGTTCCATTGCTGCCCTGGGCACCAATAAAAAAGGGCTGCCCGTGAGCGAAAAGGACAAATGGGAGCGTCTGCCGAAGACATCAAACTATTCGTTGGCCAAATACGAAAGTGAGATGGAAGTTTGGCGCGGTATTGCAGAGGGCTTGGATGCCATTATTGTCAATCCATCCATAATCATGGGGATCGGTTGGGGCGAGCGAGGTTCGCGTGCCATCTTCGATATGGTCGACAAAGGCAATAAAATCTATCCGCAGGGATCCGTCGGAATTGTCGATGTCAGTGACGTTGCCAAAATCATGATCGCCCTGATGAACAGCAGTATTTCCGGTGAGCGCTTTATCCTGAATGCCGATAACATCAGCAACCAGGAATTGTTAACCAAGATCAGCACATTGATGAACAAACCTGCACCGCGGATCAAGGCCACACCCGTGATGCTCTCGCTGGCATGGCGCATGTCCAAGGTTGCATCGCTCATCAACGGCAAGAAACCGGCACTAACCGCCGAAACAGCACGCGCAGCCAACAACAGGATGCAGTACGACAACAGCAAAATTGTGAAAACCCTGAACTACAGCTTCAAACCTGTGGACCAGACGTTGAAAGAGGTCTGCGAGACCTATTACGCGAAAACAATCTAA
- the lpxD gene encoding UDP-3-O-(3-hydroxymyristoyl)glucosamine N-acyltransferase has product MQFTAEQIATLLKGKVEGDSTTVVDQLSKIEESTSRSLTFLANPKYEHFIYEIEAGIIVVNEDLALQKPVKSTLVRVKNAYSAFTELLKLYDEMTNDKRGIEEPNAIHETVQLGEDAYVGAFTYIGKHVKIGNKARIYPQVFIGDNVQIGDRVVLLPGVKIYNDCVLGDGVMIHSGAVIGSDGFGFAPQGDGTYQKVPQIGNVVIEDDVEIGANTVVDRATLGSTRIKKGVKLDNLIQIAHNVEIGKNTVIAAQTGVSGSTKVGENVILGGQVGVVGHITIAKGTQVQAQSGINRSLLEENKKWGGSPAFPYNNELRSQVLYAKLPEMERRIAELEKQLKEKNNS; this is encoded by the coding sequence ATGCAATTTACTGCTGAACAAATAGCGACCTTATTAAAGGGAAAGGTGGAAGGGGATTCCACAACGGTGGTTGATCAACTTTCCAAGATCGAGGAGTCAACCTCCCGAAGCCTAACCTTTTTGGCCAATCCGAAGTATGAACATTTCATCTACGAGATCGAAGCAGGGATCATCGTGGTGAATGAGGACCTTGCCCTACAGAAACCGGTCAAATCTACACTTGTGCGCGTAAAGAATGCGTATTCTGCATTTACGGAGCTGTTGAAGCTGTACGATGAAATGACTAACGATAAACGAGGTATTGAAGAGCCGAACGCGATTCATGAAACGGTGCAATTGGGAGAGGATGCCTATGTTGGCGCCTTTACCTATATCGGTAAGCATGTCAAGATCGGGAATAAGGCAAGAATCTATCCACAGGTTTTCATCGGTGATAACGTACAGATCGGGGATCGAGTGGTGCTGTTGCCCGGTGTAAAGATCTACAACGACTGTGTCCTTGGCGACGGTGTCATGATCCATTCCGGTGCGGTCATCGGCAGTGATGGCTTTGGCTTTGCGCCCCAGGGAGATGGAACCTATCAGAAGGTGCCACAGATCGGGAATGTCGTTATTGAAGACGATGTGGAGATCGGTGCCAATACGGTCGTTGACCGTGCGACATTGGGTTCCACACGTATCAAGAAGGGTGTCAAATTGGACAACCTGATTCAGATTGCGCACAATGTGGAGATCGGTAAGAATACCGTTATCGCGGCGCAGACAGGAGTGTCCGGCAGTACCAAAGTCGGTGAGAATGTCATTCTCGGTGGGCAGGTTGGCGTCGTTGGGCATATTACCATCGCCAAGGGCACACAGGTACAGGCGCAATCGGGAATTAACCGCTCCCTATTGGAGGAAAATAAAAAATGGGGCGGAAGTCCAGCATTTCCTTACAACAATGAATTGCGCTCTCAGGTCCTGTATGCAAAGCTTCCGGAAATGGAAAGACGTATCGCTGAGCTGGAAAAACAACTAAAAGAAAAAAATAATAGCTAA
- a CDS encoding 5-formyltetrahydrofolate cyclo-ligase, producing MDKATARAAYKLKRTNLSIPEVERMDQQLFQQLQAFDWSGITYLHCYLSIAKFKEYDTMPFIEWIWENYPKIHIVISKSDFETHELKHYLMEKDAPLEHNPWGIPEPVNAPEIDVQQIDAVVAPLLVVDRAGNRIGYGKGFYDRFFAACRPDVQKLGISYFVPIDHIDGIQPWDIPISVVFTPGGTYELG from the coding sequence ATGGATAAAGCAACGGCAAGGGCAGCCTACAAACTGAAGAGAACGAACCTTTCCATTCCAGAGGTGGAACGGATGGACCAGCAATTGTTCCAGCAATTGCAGGCATTCGATTGGTCAGGCATTACCTACCTGCACTGCTACCTCTCCATTGCTAAATTCAAGGAATACGATACCATGCCCTTCATCGAGTGGATTTGGGAAAACTACCCAAAAATCCATATCGTGATCAGTAAATCTGATTTTGAAACCCACGAGCTGAAGCATTACCTGATGGAAAAGGACGCTCCTCTGGAACACAACCCATGGGGAATACCAGAGCCCGTGAATGCCCCGGAAATCGATGTGCAGCAGATCGATGCCGTCGTGGCGCCGTTGTTGGTGGTCGACCGTGCTGGAAATAGGATAGGGTACGGAAAGGGCTTTTACGATCGCTTTTTCGCAGCCTGCAGACCGGATGTGCAGAAGCTCGGCATTTCTTATTTTGTACCCATCGATCACATCGATGGTATCCAACCTTGGGATATACCCATCTCGGTCGTCTTTACTCCAGGAGGGACCTATGAGCTGGGATAG
- the efp gene encoding elongation factor P — MAKASDVKSGNILRFNGELVSVEEFIHRTPGNLRAFYQARMRNIKTNKLVEYRFRTDEEVEIARVETNDYQYLYEDGEFFVVMDNNTYDQFNIPKSLFGDSARFLKEGMNVIVAFESDEPIMAQTPASVELEITYTEPAVKGDTSTNALKSATVETGVEIRVPLFINQGDKVKVDTRTGDYMERVK, encoded by the coding sequence ATGGCAAAGGCTTCAGACGTTAAAAGTGGAAATATACTTCGTTTCAATGGAGAATTGGTATCGGTAGAGGAATTCATTCACCGTACTCCAGGAAACCTACGCGCATTTTACCAAGCGAGAATGCGTAATATCAAAACGAATAAATTAGTAGAATATAGATTCAGAACGGACGAAGAGGTAGAGATTGCACGTGTTGAGACCAACGACTATCAATACCTATACGAGGACGGCGAATTTTTCGTGGTAATGGACAACAATACCTACGATCAGTTCAATATCCCGAAATCCTTGTTCGGTGATTCTGCCCGTTTCCTGAAAGAAGGAATGAACGTAATCGTGGCATTTGAGAGCGACGAGCCGATCATGGCGCAGACTCCTGCAAGTGTGGAATTGGAAATTACCTACACTGAGCCTGCAGTAAAGGGCGATACTTCGACCAATGCGTTGAAAAGCGCAACTGTAGAGACTGGCGTAGAAATCCGCGTTCCTTTGTTCATTAACCAAGGTGATAAAGTAAAAGTAGATACACGTACCGGTGATTACATGGAACGTGTAAAATAA
- a CDS encoding bifunctional UDP-3-O-[3-hydroxymyristoyl] N-acetylglucosamine deacetylase/3-hydroxyacyl-ACP dehydratase encodes MNVKQRTIKSDVQFSGVGLHTGKQVNLTLKPAAENHWYKFKRVDLDGEPIVSVDADNVSNTARGTTITQNGASVSTIEHLMAALVGLQLDNVLIEIDGPEVPILDGSSAIFIEKIQEIGFQDQEADRDFFEVTDNIHYTDPENKVEIVAMPVDGYRITCMIDFNSPVLGSQHASISNIDEFSKEIAGSRTFCFLHELEALVSQNLIKGGDLSNAIVIVDKEVSEGELDKLQDLFHKRVEVAQEGILNNISLRYQNEPARHKLLDMIGDLALVGKPIKGHIMAARPGHAANVAFAKRIKAQMKREKQKKGVKVYDPNTPPVYDTVQIMNILPHRQPFLMIDKILELSETHVVGLKNVTMNEDLFMGHFPGAPLFPGVLQIEAMAQTGGILVLNTVPDPENWLTLFLKIENARFKNQVVPGDTVIFSCDLIEPIRRGIARMKGVGMVGDKVVSEAELMAQIVKVKGN; translated from the coding sequence ATGAATGTAAAACAGAGAACCATTAAATCTGACGTCCAATTTTCGGGCGTAGGCCTGCATACGGGGAAGCAGGTGAATTTGACTTTAAAGCCTGCGGCGGAAAACCACTGGTATAAATTCAAACGCGTGGATTTAGATGGTGAACCAATTGTAAGTGTGGATGCTGACAACGTGTCAAATACCGCAAGGGGAACTACAATTACGCAAAACGGCGCTTCTGTAAGCACCATCGAGCATTTGATGGCGGCATTGGTAGGACTGCAGTTGGACAACGTGCTCATAGAGATCGACGGTCCTGAAGTTCCTATCTTGGACGGAAGTTCAGCGATATTTATCGAGAAAATTCAAGAAATTGGCTTCCAAGATCAGGAAGCTGATCGGGACTTCTTCGAAGTGACCGACAACATACATTATACGGATCCTGAAAATAAGGTGGAGATTGTGGCCATGCCCGTAGATGGGTACCGCATTACCTGCATGATCGACTTCAACTCACCGGTGTTGGGCAGCCAACATGCGTCCATTAGCAATATCGATGAGTTCAGTAAGGAGATTGCCGGATCCCGTACCTTCTGTTTCTTGCATGAGCTGGAAGCTTTGGTGAGTCAGAACCTGATCAAAGGTGGTGATCTATCCAATGCGATCGTTATCGTGGACAAGGAAGTTTCAGAGGGCGAATTGGATAAGTTGCAGGATCTGTTCCACAAGCGAGTGGAAGTAGCGCAGGAAGGAATTTTGAACAATATCTCCCTACGCTATCAGAATGAACCTGCCCGTCATAAATTATTGGATATGATCGGTGACCTTGCCCTAGTCGGCAAGCCGATCAAAGGTCATATCATGGCAGCACGCCCTGGGCATGCTGCGAACGTGGCCTTTGCAAAACGCATCAAGGCACAAATGAAACGCGAAAAACAGAAAAAAGGCGTGAAGGTGTACGACCCGAATACGCCGCCGGTATATGATACCGTACAGATCATGAACATCCTGCCGCATCGTCAACCTTTCTTGATGATCGATAAGATTCTTGAGCTGTCCGAAACCCATGTTGTCGGTTTGAAGAACGTAACGATGAATGAAGACCTGTTCATGGGGCATTTCCCAGGAGCACCTTTGTTCCCGGGCGTTCTGCAGATCGAAGCGATGGCGCAGACCGGAGGTATTCTTGTACTGAATACCGTTCCTGACCCTGAAAATTGGTTGACCCTGTTCTTAAAGATCGAAAATGCACGTTTTAAGAACCAGGTTGTCCCTGGCGATACAGTGATCTTCAGCTGTGACCTGATTGAGCCTATTCGTCGTGGAATTGCACGGATGAAAGGAGTGGGTATGGTTGGAGATAAAGTCGTTAGTGAGGCCGAACTAATGGCACAAATTGTCAAGGTCAAAGGAAATTAA
- the rmuC gene encoding DNA recombination protein RmuC, protein MEILYPLIVVLLVLICAYFIWRNGQAVSKEAFQKEQDAVKDLQIAYAKMQERDRLLQSEKDRIQEELRFETAAKQSLERSLEATNAYLQAQQEKFTEQKEELENLRSRFNAEFQVLANQILEEKSQKFTQLNQQQMAQVLDPLKEKIKTFEEKVEKTYQQESSERNVLKGVVEQLMQQSMQIKDEANNLAKALKGDNKKQGNWGEVILERVLERSGLLKDQEYRLQHALIDEEGRRFQPDAVIYLPDEKHLVVDAKLSLIAYERAVNADTDEDRQLFVKQHVQSIENHVKELSAKDYHRLYGIQSPDFVLLFIPIESSLSLAVNHKPELFSDAWDRRVVIVSPSTLLATLRTIASVWKQERQNRNVLEIAKEAGLLYDKFVGFLSDMEQLEQILQKATDKHADAMKKLNSGSGNVIRKVEQLKTLGAKANKQIGDRYLE, encoded by the coding sequence TTGGAGATCCTATACCCCTTGATCGTAGTCCTTTTGGTACTCATCTGTGCATACTTTATCTGGCGGAATGGGCAGGCTGTGTCCAAGGAGGCCTTTCAGAAAGAGCAGGATGCAGTGAAGGATTTGCAGATCGCATACGCCAAGATGCAGGAACGTGACAGGCTTTTGCAGTCGGAAAAGGACCGGATTCAAGAAGAACTGCGTTTCGAAACCGCTGCCAAGCAATCGCTGGAGCGCAGTCTGGAAGCGACCAATGCCTATCTGCAGGCCCAACAGGAAAAATTTACCGAGCAGAAGGAAGAGTTAGAAAACCTACGGTCTCGGTTCAATGCCGAATTCCAGGTCCTTGCCAACCAGATCCTGGAGGAGAAATCGCAGAAATTTACCCAGTTGAACCAGCAACAGATGGCGCAGGTGCTGGATCCACTGAAGGAGAAGATCAAAACCTTTGAGGAAAAGGTGGAGAAGACCTACCAACAGGAATCATCGGAGCGGAACGTTTTAAAGGGCGTGGTGGAGCAATTGATGCAGCAGAGTATGCAGATCAAGGACGAAGCCAATAATCTCGCTAAGGCGCTGAAAGGGGATAATAAGAAGCAGGGGAATTGGGGAGAGGTTATCTTGGAAAGGGTATTGGAGCGATCGGGCTTGCTGAAAGATCAGGAATACCGGTTACAGCATGCCTTGATCGATGAGGAGGGAAGACGATTCCAGCCGGATGCCGTCATCTACCTTCCAGATGAAAAGCATTTGGTGGTCGATGCCAAGTTATCTTTGATCGCATATGAACGTGCGGTCAATGCGGATACGGATGAAGATCGTCAGCTCTTTGTGAAGCAGCATGTGCAATCGATCGAAAACCACGTTAAGGAACTCTCTGCCAAAGATTATCACCGACTTTACGGGATTCAATCGCCGGACTTCGTTCTGCTGTTCATCCCGATAGAATCCTCCCTGAGCCTAGCGGTCAATCATAAACCAGAACTTTTCAGCGACGCCTGGGATAGAAGGGTCGTCATCGTCAGTCCATCCACTTTATTGGCTACCCTACGGACCATTGCGAGTGTGTGGAAACAGGAGCGACAGAACCGGAATGTGCTCGAAATTGCCAAGGAAGCAGGACTGCTCTACGATAAATTTGTAGGCTTCCTTTCCGATATGGAGCAATTGGAACAGATCCTCCAAAAAGCCACTGACAAGCACGCCGATGCCATGAAAAAACTGAATTCAGGCTCCGGAAATGTAATCCGCAAGGTGGAACAGCTCAAAACCCTCGGCGCCAAAGCCAATAAGCAAATCGGGGATAGGTACCTCGAATAG